From a region of the Candida albicans SC5314 chromosome 1, complete sequence genome:
- the MPT5 gene encoding Mpt5p (Putative RNA-binding protein; Hap43p-repressed gene; protein induced during the mating process), which yields MSFQQQQYLQSNNFYHPPRHSQNHSINSLSSIIEPTTPPNHSSATNGGNFQQQQQQGDSLQGQSSSLNQQSGLVITPATTATPASTSSASKSSSLHARSLSNGATGSFYGNNKLGNTSTGNKSILWDSSNKLNQNLNLPNFSIDNEVLSTPLVVPNAQQQFLPGNNNKGGNNLTSFDDKENIMVNKSVVSQNCPLASGVSTDRSVTVAVAAAPMKGENEIAASTGSGVSVVGTNSVTRGCTPTSSSSTSSDFAGTVTQPIRFPQKIDKEYLASINKLPLTQLKSEILKLAKDQYGCRFLQKKIDESLVPNYQVRLANFEIIFNQIYSHVYELIVDPFGNYLIQKLIVYCNESNLDLLMEILQYNLFQISINQHGTRALQKIIDSLNNSHQLGLLIKGLKPYIIELIKDLNGNHVIQKILNKYEPPDCQFIYDSIIDDLYIVATHKHGCCVLQKCLNHVTLQQLGEFSRAILKFENFKLLINDQFGNYVLQYLISINSLDINFQIFQNFVNFGISNLCNLKFSSNVVEKFLKNCYANESVNVSFSNLKFELIYIILVSDLNVLINDPYGNYVIQTMIDIMVNPQVNYQNNNIDKLSLVLPDRQDNGVFQSQQKLQIAIIEYWFQNCKIVSSFGKRIQSKINTILNNNVPTSISMNKMHRKSQMNANGEFIVNEFPQPKRQISQPLPLSYRSTSSPAGVGIVMGGINNANEYYPKVNLQNRNFSLPTNFYNVNANVNNNNNNNIGDGNNVNNTVNSNVTTNNNFNVNNKNNMNNSVSSFQSGSVSTGPFNNNSASNSLINMNGNNQGNPPFFGDYAVNNDYLTQQQQQQQQQPIGVASYADASHKQQSSISSINIQPTHNAMGHYTTSMAQSYTPPSMQQMPPPGVMPNFYNGGAGLPQQMFGHQGPLPIPQQQQQQQQQQPYQQRQQTTATKHSSTNLQ from the coding sequence ATGTcctttcaacaacaacaatacttACAACTGAACAATTTCTATCACCCACCTCGTCATTCCCAAAATCActcaattaattctttgTCGTCAATTATAGAACCAACTACCCCACCTAATCATTCTTCTGCCACTAATGGTGGTAATTtccaacaacagcaacaacaggGTGATTCCCTTCAAGGACAACTGTCGCTGTTAAATCAGCAATCTGGTCTTGTTATCACGCCTGCAACTACTGCTACACCTGCTTCGACATCATCGGCGTCCAAATCGTCGTCATTGCATGCACGTAGTTTGTCAAATGGTGCCACTGGTTCATTTTAtggaaataataaattgggCAATACATCTACTGGTAACAAGTCGATTCTTTGGGACTCGtctaataaattgaatcaaaatttgaacttgccaaatttttcaattgacaaTGAAGTGTTGTCTACTCCTTTAGTTGTACCAAAtgctcaacaacaatttttgccaggtaataataataaaggtGGTAACAATTTGACTTCATTTGATGACAAGGAAAATATTATGGTGAATAAGTCGGTGGTTTCACAAAACTGTCCATTGGCTTCTGGTGTTAGTACTGATAGGTCTGTTACTGTTGCTGTCGCTGCTGCTCCTATGAAAggtgaaaatgaaattgccGCTAGCACTGGATCAGGTGTGTCTGTTGTTGGAACGAACTCTGTAACTCGTGGTTGCACACCAACTTCGTCGTCGTCAACATCATCTGATTTTGCTGGCACTGTGACTCAACCAATCAGGTTCCCACAAAAGATTGACAAGGAATATCTTGCGTCTATCAACAAGTTACCATTGACACAATTGAAGCTggaaattttgaaacttgCCAAGGATCAATATGGTTGTCGTTTCTTACAAAAGAAGATTGATGAGAGTTTGGTTCCCAACTATCAAGTTAGATTGGctaattttgaaatcattttcaacCAAATTTATTCTCATGTATACGAATTGATAGTTGATCCATTTGGTAACTATTTGAtccaaaaattgattgtttacTGTAATGAATCcaatttggatttattaATGGAAATATTACAATacaatttgtttcaaatttccATAAATCAACATGGTACAAGAGCTTTGCAGAAAATTATTGACAGTTTAAATAACTCACATCAATTAGGGTTATTAATAAAAGGTTTAAAACCatatattattgaattgatcaaaGATCTTAATGGTAACCATGtgattcaaaaaatattgaacaaatatGAACCTCCAGATtgtcaatttatttatgaTTCCATCATTGACGATTTATATATTGTTGCTACTCATAAACATGGTTGTTGTGTTTTACAGAAATGTCTTAATCATGTTACGTTACAACAATTGGGTGAATTTTCAAGAgctattttgaaatttgaaaattttaaattgttgattaacGACCAATTTGGGAATTATGTGTTgcaatatttgatttcaatcaattcattggatattaatttccaaattttccaaaactttgtcaattttggtatttccaatttatgcaatttgaaatttagTTCCAATgtggttgaaaaatttttaaagaaCTGTTATGCAAATGAATCAGTCAATGTATCATTTTCCAACTTGAagtttgaattgatttacaTTATCTTGGTGAGTGATTTGAATGTGTTAATCAATGATCCTTATGGGAATTATGTTATCCAAACAATGATTGATATTATGGTCAACCCTCAAGTCAATtaccaaaacaataacattGACAAATTGTCCTTGGTTTTACCAGACAGACAAGATAATGGTGTTTTCCAACTGCAACAGAAATTGCAAATTGCTATAATTGAGTAttggtttcaaaattgtAAGATTGTTTCGAGTTTTGGTAAACGTATTCAATCAAAGATCAACACAATTTTGAACAATAATGTCCCAACATCTATTTCTATGAACAAGATGCATAGAAAATCACAAATGAATGCCAATGGtgaatttattgttaatgaatttCCTCAACCAAAACGTCAAATTCTGCAACCTTTACCATTGTCATACCGTAGCACATCATCTCCAGCTGGTGTTGGTATTGTCATGGGAGGAATCAATAATGCCAATGAATATTATCCTAAAGTTAATCTTCAAAATAGAAACTTTTCGTTACCAACAAACTTTTATAATGTTAATGCCAATgttaacaacaacaacaataacaatattgGTGATGGCAATAATGTCAATAATACTGTTAATTCCAATGttactactaataataactttaatgtcaacaataaaaataatatgaATAATTCTGTATCATCATTTCAATCGGGTAGTGTTAGTACTGGACcctttaataataattctgcatcaaattctttaattaaCATGAATGGAAACAATCAAGGCAATCCGCCATTTTTTGGTGACTATGCtgttaataatgattacttgacacaacaacaacaacaacagcagcagcaaccAATTGGAGTTGCTTCATATGCCGATGCTTCTCATAAACAGCAATCATCGATTTCATCTATCAATATCCAACCAACTCATAATGCTATGGGACATTACACTACTAGTATGGCTCAAAGCTATACACCACCTTCAATGCAACAAATGCCACCACCTGGTGTCATGCCAAACTTTTACAATGGTGGTGCTGGTTTACCTCAACAGATGTTTGGTCATCAAGGACCACTTCCAATTCcccaacaacagcagcagcaacaacaacagcaaccaTATCAACAGAGACAACAAACCACAGCAACAAAACATAGCTCAACCAATTTACAATAA
- the SEC18 gene encoding AAA family ATPase (Functional homolog of S. cerevisiae Sec18p, which acts in protein transport; conserved ATP binding site; not glycosylated) — MIMEKLGFHKVSNSPSSPSQPKITHNRPIPHPQSPPLPQRPLSEPLKKQLLVDNSPGNDVVIANCVAVNAQDFQNIPDRAPVILDGVFVYSIAKDDRVRPGTIGLAGNMRTWGKWSLGQPVNVENYNIFHNGQQQQYLGAIDLSIDFRAKARANSNPINHDELVALFLKNYENQILQPTQVIYMEYTGIYFQIRVNNVQIIDVNTKDQLPSFKDSDDINTKGILIKSTDVGFYPYEGSIINLTKPKTLKQRMFGGSTPHRTSRRKQIINPDFKLEDLGIGGLDAEFQDIFRRAFNSRILPPELAEKLDYKHCKGLLLYGPPGTGKTLIARKLSKMLNGKEPKIVNGPEMLSKYVGASEENIRNLFKDAEAEYKLKGEDSDLHVIIFDELDSVFKQRGSGKSDGTGVGDNVVNQLLSKMDGVDQLNNILVIGMTNRLDLIDTALLRPGRFEIQIEISLPDEKGRKDIFLIHTKKLTENGILSSDVNFDELSTLTKNFTGAEIEGLCNSAKSYAISRHTKKGALAQIDPESIAKMKITRDDFLLALNDIRPAFGTDEEDLSQQAQHGIIQFNQTIRNIFEKGQSIIDVVRSSETEHLRSILLYGPPGVGKTSIATTLALNSDFPFIKMLSAETLVGMGELRKIQEIDNVFRDVHKSPLNVLVIDKIENIINYNPIGPRFSNDILQVLMVYLTKKPPKGRRLLIIGTTSQYQVFKHMNLIDSFNDAIAVPPIKHIEEVGKVLDKLGFMNKSEREEILSQLSRYDINIGIKSLIDVLMVSKYSRDTVDEVVNNIVEKMSG; from the coding sequence ATGATCATGGAAAAGCTCGGATTTCATAAAGTATCGAATAGTCCATCATCACCAAGTCAACCTAAAATCACTCATAATCGACCAATCCCTCATCCTCAATcaccaccattaccacAACGACCATTGAGTGAACCATTAAAGAAGCAATTATTGGTCGACAATTCTCCTGGGAACGATGTTGTCATTGCCAATTGTGTTGCTGTCAATGCTCaagattttcaaaatatccCTGATAGAGCTCCAGTTATTTTAGATGGAGTCTTTGTTTATTCTATTGCCAAAGATGATCGAGTTCGTCCTGGAACTATTGGATTAGCCGGTAATATGAGAACATGGGGTAAATGGTCATTAGGTCAACCAGTGaatgttgaaaattataatattttccATAATggacaacaacaacaatatcttGGGGCCATTGATTTACTGATTGATTTTAGAGCTAAAGCTAGAGCTAATCTGAATCCAATTAATCATGATGAATTGGTGgctttatttttgaaaaattatgaaaatcaaattttacAACCTACTCAAGTCATTTATATGGAATATACAGggatttattttcaaattagaGTAAACAATgttcaaattattgatgTTAATACTAAAGATCAATTACCAAGTTTCAAAGATTCCGACGATATAAATACCAAAGGGATCTTGATCAAATCTACTGATGTTGGGTTTTATCCATATGAAggatcaattattaatttgaCTAAACCGAAAACTTTAAAACAAAGAATGTTTGGTGGATCAACTCCTCATCGTACTAGTCGtagaaaacaaattattaacCCTGATTTTAAATTAGAAGATTTAGGTATTGGTGGGTTAGATGCTGAATTTCAAGATATTTTCCGTCGTGCCTTcaattcaagaattttaCCACCAGAATTAGcagaaaaattggattatAAACATTGTAAAGGGTTATTATTATACGGACCTCCAGGTACTGGTAAAACGTTGATTGCTCGTAAATTATCGAAAATGCTTAATGGTAAAGAACCTAAAATTGTCAATGGTCCAGAAATGTTGAGTAAATATGTTGGTGCATCAGAAGAAAATATTCgtaatttgtttaaagaTGCTGAAGCagaatataaattaaaaggTGAAGATTCAGATTTAcatgttattattttcgATGAATTGGATTCGGTATTTAAACAAAGAGGATCAGGGAAATCCGATGGTACTGGTGTTGGTGATAATGTTgtcaatcaattattatcgAAAATGGATGGtgttgatcaattgaataatattttgGTGATTGGTATGACTAATCGTTTGGATTTGATCGATACAGCTTTATTAAGACCTGGtagatttgaaattcaaattgaaatttccTTACCTGATGAAAAAGGTAGaaaagatatttttttgattcataCCAAAAAATTGACTGAAAATGGTATATTAAGTTCTGATGttaattttgatgaattaagTACTCTTACTAAAAATTTCACTGGGGCAGAAATTGAAGGGTTATGTAATTCAGCTAAGTCATATGCCATTTCGCGTCATACTAAAAAGGGTGCATTAGCACAAATTGATCCGGAATCAATTGCCAAGATGAAAATTACTCGTgatgattttcttttagcCCTTAATGATATTCGTCCAGCATTTGGtactgatgaagaagatttatCACAACAAGCTCAACATGGTATTATACAATTTAATCAAACTATCAGAAACATTTTTGAGAAAGGtcaatcaattattgatgttgttaGATCAAGTGAAACTGAACATTTAAGAagtatattattatatggTCCTCCAGGGGTTGGTAAAACTTCCATTGCTACTACATTAGCATTGAATTCTGATTTCCCCTTTATTAAAATGTTATCTGCAGAAACTTTAGTTGGTATGGGAGAACTTCGTAAgattcaagaaattgataatgtaTTCCGAGATGTTCATAAATCACCTTTAAATGTATTGGtgattgataaaattgaaaacattattaattataaCCCTATTGGTCCAAGATTTTCCAATGATATCTTACAAGTATTGATGGTTTATTTGACGAAAAAACCTCCAAAGGGAAGAagattattaattattggtACTACTTCACAATATCAAGTTTTCAAACACatgaatttaattgatagtTTCAATGATGCCATTGCTGTCCCACCAATTAAACATATTGAAGAAGTTGGTAAAGTGTTGGATAAATTAGGTTTTATGAATAAATCAGAACGTGAAGAGATTTTATCACAATTGTCTCGTTATGATATAAACATTGGTATCAAAAGTTTAATTGATGTATTAATGGTTAGTAAGTACTCACGTGACACTGTCGATGAAGTTGTTAATAACATTGTAGAGAAAATGAGTGGATAA
- a CDS encoding uncharacterized protein (Ortholog(s) have cytoplasm, nucleus localization), with amino-acid sequence MVPFLSEVSNPKTTALLKKPPKKYVKSSNLMIMPVKFTFVNKKSDYINHIANLKPLVSSTNLELFSSLDSRIANEIYEIGPKILPQPFSQEFLNLANHKFLPLSILTKKLEFQLSKGQVTNYNIKQSHPAKCPNRPNSQGGLGLFRVVPSKKRPTTKLNYSPTNKNNKHPDNNTNNDNNNNKPELDVKNDRYYSRLNIYELSKILDLHRYSIGLTKLIELNVLEMFGNYCDFQLGYQTWIRDTDKEKRRALIQQLYSYTSTFYPEIDSFKLEVIIRRGSYSLMQTRLRRERRLKKKIK; translated from the coding sequence ATGGTACCGTTTTTATCTGAAGTTAGTAATCCCAAAACCACCGctcttttgaaaaaaccACCTAAAAAATACGTAAAGAGCAGCAACTTGATGATAATGCCAGTCAAGTTTACATTTgtcaataaaaaaagtgaTTATATTAATCATATAGCCAACCTTAAACCTTTAGTATCATCAACCAATCTTGAATTGTTTTCATCTTTAGATTCTAGAATTGCTAATGAGATTTATGAAATTGGTCCGAAAATATTACCGCAACCATTTTCtcaagaatttttaaatcttGCTAATCATAAATTTCTTCCTTTATCGATATTAACGaaaaaacttgaatttcaattatcaaaagGTCAAGTGacaaattataatattaaacaaaGTCACCCTGCCAAATGTCCCAATCGTCCTAATAGTCAAGGTGGATTAGGTCTATTTAGAGTAGTACCACTGAAAAAACgaccaacaacaaaattaaattattcaCCTACTaacaagaataataaacatCCAGATAACAACACGAATAAcgataataacaataataaaccTGAATTAGATGTGAAAAATGATAGATATTATTCACgattaaatatttatgaattatcgaaaattcttgatttaCATCGATATTCAATTGGattaacaaaattaattgaattaaatgtACTTGAAATGTTTGGAAATTATTGTGATTTTCAATTAGGTTATCAAACTTGGATAAGAGATActgataaagaaaaaagacGAGCtttaattcaacaattatatTCTTATACTTCAACTTTTTATCCAGAAATTGATAGTTTTAAATTGGAAGTGATTATTCGAAGAGGAAGTTATAGTTTAATGCAAACTAGATTAAGAAGAGAACGTcgtttgaagaaaaagatcaaatga
- a CDS encoding uncharacterized protein (Ortholog of C. dubliniensis CD36 : Cd36_12580), with amino-acid sequence MNVNDTSDLSLSSKNKFDLNQFLVYSLNPSSDDNQKFEIGPATAQEKNDTSIIYLSRPNNSGSNRSTYSTQAPEVTNSLDTKSVNTNSYHPSLNFPSKDIDQLSYTTTSSLSQARSNSVSTAITTLTTASSCKSHISPSIAETVNVDVNQFPHNHQLEQIATFQEQTTVCWSSDKIHFLDPLLIQDIDNITTNSLTHQEKINAIGADYSHRFIAFASSPPPPQQQLQSQSQPPPPPPPVPQLQDQDEIQLNTDTKQSSDTLTQEDFDFNKSELLNNQTMEIAIEYQTSAHHLIEYASSSSNVLLGYSEIDVDVDVDVAVPENERSSLQPAFDYKKGCPLSRDSDSTCDELESLESSSNFIYVEECNSLNPPEVSSSPTKKYILQSNIPSSPIVAGRRTNILENQFLETK; translated from the coding sequence atgaatgTCAACGACACATCAGATCTATCTTTAAGctcaaaaaataaatttgatttgaatcaattcttgGTTTATTCACTTAATCCACTGAGCGATGATAATcagaaatttgaaattggtcCTGCTACCgcccaagaaaaaaatgataCTTCAATTATTTATCTTTCACGACCCAATAATTCTGGTTCCAATAGATCAACATATTCTACTCAGGCCCCAGAAGTTACCAATTCATTAGACACCAAAAGTGTAAATACGAATCTGTATCATCCATCGTTAAACTTCCCAAGTAAAgatattgatcaattgtCATACACCACAACTTCATCACTCAGTCAAGCTAGATCCAATTCAGTGTCTACAGCAATCACAACACTAACCACTGCATCGTCTTGTAAATCACATATATCACCAAGTATAGCTGAAACTGTAAATGTTGACGTTAATCAATTTCCTCACAATCATCAGTTGGAACAAATTGCTACCTTTCAAGAACAAACAACTGTATGTTGGTCCTCTGACAAAATACATTTTTTAGATCCACTTTTGATTcaagatattgataatattacTACTAATTCTTTGACTCATCAAGAAAAGATTAATGCTATTGGTGCTGATTATAGTCATAGATTTATTGCTTTTGCTAGctcaccaccaccacctcaacaacaactccaACTGCAACTGCAACCgccgccaccaccaccaccggTACCCCAACTTCAAGACCAAGATGAAATTCAACTAAATACTGATACAAAACAAAGTAGTGATACATTAACCCAGGAAGACTTTGATTTCAACAAACTGGAATTGttaaataatcaaacaatGGAGATTGCTATAGAGTATCAAACCTCAGCCCATCATTTAATAGAATATGCAAGTTCCAGTAGCAATGTACTTTTGGGATATCTGGaaattgatgttgatgttgatgttgatgttgcaGTTCctgaaaatgaaagatCAAGTTTACAGCCTGCTTTTGATTATAAGAAAGGTTGTCCCTTGTCAAGAGATAGTGACAGTACTTGTGACGAGCTTGAAAGTTTGGAAAGTTCATCTAATTTTATCTATGTTGAAGAATGTAATTCATTGAATCCTCCTGAAGTATCGTCGTCGCCAACAAAAAAGTATATATTACAAAGCAATATTCCATCTTCACCTATTGTTGCAGGAAGAAGAACCAACATTTTGGAAAACCAATTTTTAGAAACGAAA
- the KIS2 gene encoding Kis2p (Scaffold protein of Snf1p complex; similar to S. cerevisiae Gal83p and Sip2p; interacts with Snf4p; interaction with Snf1p complex is regulated by carbon source, decreased on ethanol; N-terminal myristoylation; Hog1p-downregulated) produces MGNNTSTGNFHSSGSNKRQGNSSDSIRKSSASVNYNNSVDSSSDNRVRKSTANKNANSLDEEFSDLILHQVVKNSRTLEAAPLQPSPKGEPTNPHHQQSNVYSTHYNQFSDDLIEDEFNELNEGIVETEMGSLQRNIIPDQGFGNDPTNTTSSSDSTGTYNYSSTLNDDMEIDAPFPHDDDDDNDSDGVNKVFPQSRSRTPTPDLTKVDFTKIISQAPPGYDGDTNMNGSGSVPPPTQMMSAASVARNAHSPLPNSDHHQKNLQQQRQPQQQQQLQSSFPDNSCGNTHAYPQQHGRPTKILKTNQQSQQFLIPIEIKWVNTTKEAIHKIAIIGSFSNWRDVIKMYPSTSHPNEFVTTINLPLGVHKLLYIINNEYRVSDQLPTATDQEGIFFNWFEVIDDTHLFNHSLNQPNHIGASTDYDANIIRYDNTTTTTSEMSTTTTATTTTTPKYVQPQTWAPRPAGKSDVDKINQKETDLLYKMSKEASGEFEHVEFIEDTDATGNGNGATAGTAGQSQDSSTPQGHNNHEAINSVDEIAFDNNPYQNYELSTSSSSFLQTTGQIIENPVEYSSEIPEMFINYDYFKMKPADYELPEPPQLPPHLNNVLLNKMTSSSSSGSGSGSGYSSTSHGSGSMTQHLSSIGNVSTISGSLPKSQSLSSTIGSGSSSSVSNTGSYLNNKRPPLRRADSSYYASNKDAYHLSIPNHVILNHLMTTSIKNDVLTVACITRYSGKFVTQIIHSPADTK; encoded by the coding sequence atggGAAACAATACTTCTACAGGGAATTTCCATAGTTCTGGTCTGAACAAGCGTCAAGGAAATAGTTCAGATTCAATTAGAAAGTCATCAGCTTCGGtaaattacaacaataGTGTCGATAGTTCTAGTGATAATAGAGTGAGAAAATCAACTGCTAACAAAAATGCTAATTCCCTCGATGAAGAGTTTAGTGATTTAATCTTACATCAAGTGGTCAAAAACTCCCGCACTCTAGAGGCTGCCCCACTACAACCACTGCCAAAAGGAGAACCAACGAATCCTCATCACCAACAAAGTAATGTTTACTCGACGcattataatcaattcagTGACGATTTAATCGAGGATGAGttcaatgaattgaatgaagGTATTGTTGAAACAGAAATGGGGTCACTTCAAAGGAATATTATACCTGATCAAGGGTTTGGAAATGACCCAACAAATACCACATCTTCATCGGACTCTACTGGAACATACAACTATTCATCTACTTTAAATGACGATATGGAAATTGATGCACCTTTCCCTCAtgatgacgacgatgataatgatagtGATGGTGTTAATAAGGTGTTCCCCCAAAGTCGGTCAAGAACCCCTACACCAGATTTAACCAAAGTTGATTTCACGAAAATAATAAGTCAAGCACCTCCTGGGTATGATGGTGATACAAATATGAATGGATCTGGATCCGTCCCGCCACCAACTCAAATGATGTCTGCTGCCTCGGTTGCCAGAAATGCTCATTCGCCTTTACCAAATTCtgaccaccaccaaaaaaatttgcaaCAGCAACgacaaccacaacaacaacagcaattGCAACTGCTGTTCCCAGACAATTCTTGTGGCAACACTCATGCCTATCCACAACAACATGGTCGACCAACTAAAATATTAAAGACTAATCAACAACTGCAGCAGTTTTTAATTcctattgaaattaaatggGTGAATACTACAAAAGAAGCCATACATAAAATAGCTATTATTGGATCATTTTCCAATTGGAGAGATGTTATTAAAATGTATCCATCAACTAGTCACCCTAATGAATTTGTTACAACAATTAACTTACCTTTAGGTGTACACAAATTACtttatattatcaataatgaaTATCGAGTAAGTGATCAATTACCCACTGCTACAGATCAAGAaggtatttttttcaactggTTTGAAGTCATTGATGATACTCATCTTTTCAATCATTCATTAAATCAACCAAATCATATTGGTGCCAGTACAGATTATGATGCTAATATTATTAGATATGATaatacaacaactacaacttCAGAAATGagtactactactactgctactactactactacaccAAAATATGTTCAACCACAAACTTGGGCACCTAGACCAGCTGGAAAATCTGATGTtgataaaatcaatcaaaaagaaactgATTTACTTTATAAAATGAGTAAAGAGGCATCAGGTGAATTTGAACATGTGgaatttattgaagatACTGATGCCActggtaatggtaatggtgCTACTGCCGGTACTGCTGGCCAATCACAAGATTCTTCTACACCACAAGGTCATAATAATCATGAAGCAATCAATTcagttgatgaaattgcATTTGACAATAATCCTTATCAAAATTATGAATTATCGACGAGTTCAAGTTCATTTTTACAAACCACTGGacaaatcattgaaaacCCCGTGGAATATTCTTCAGAAATACCGGAAATGTTCATTAATTAtgattatttcaaaatgaaaCCGGCAGATTATGAATTACCTGAACCACCTCAATTACCACCACATTTAAATAATGTattattgaacaaaatgacgtcatcatcatcatctggTTCTGGTTCTGGTTCTGGTTATTCTTCTACTTCTCATGGATCAGGATCAATGACTCAACATTTATCTAGTATTGGTAATGTTAGTACCATTAGTGGTAGTTTACCAAAATCACAGAGTTTACTGTCAACTAttggtagtggtagtagtagtagtgtgTCAAATACTGGATCTTATTTGAATAACAAACGTCCACCATTGAGAAGAGCAGATAGTTCATATTATGCATCAAATAAAGATGCTTATCATTTACTGATTCCTAATCATGTAATACTAAATCATTTGATGACTACAAGTATTAAAAATGATGTTTTAACTGTTGCTTGTATCACTAGATATCTGGGTAAATTTGTCACACAAATAATACATTCACCAGCTGATACTAAATAA